GCGCGATCAGCAGGATACGGCGCAGCCGCCGCACTCAGCCCGCCTCCGCCGAGAGCGGGAAGCCGAACAGCCGGGCGAGGAAACGGCCCAGCACTGCGTTCGATTGCTGGCGGATATCCGGGTCGCCGCCGATCAGATAGCCATCGTCGGTCACGCAGGCGGCCAGGATCAGCCGCCGCGTCACCGGCCCCAGCATCGGCAGCAGGGTATTGCGGTCGCGCACCAGGCCGCTCTGTGAGACCTCGAAGCTGCAGCCGGCAAGGTTGCGGGAAATACGGCGCGGGCCGCGCCAGCTGCCATCCCACAGATGATAGGCCTCGTCATAGACCACCACATCGGTCTGCGAGCCGCCGGCGCGGATATCCGCCAGCACTTCCTGGCAGCGTTCCGGGTCGATCAGCGCATCCTGCCCGCCATAGAGCATCAGGTAGGGCGCGCCGGTCGTGCGCTTGTCGGCGAAGCGCGCGACACAGGGGCCATAGAAGGCGACATGGCCGGCGAAGCGCAGGCCTTCCGGGGCGAGGGATTTCGCGATCTGCTCGTGCAGCGCATAGGTCGAGGCCATGCCGCCATAGGAAAAGCCGATCAGCGCGATGCGGTCCGTATCGATGTCGCCGCGCCCGGCGAGGTAGCGCAGCCCGGCATAGACATCGGCCACCAGCATGGTCTCGGTGATGTTCAGCAGCCGTTCGGTGAAGCCGCTGGCAAGCTCGCGCCGGGCGGCAAAGGCATCCACCACCAGCGCGGCGATGCCCATGGCGGCGAACTGCCTGCCATAGGTCAGCTCGCGCCCGTAGCGCACGCCGCCAGCACCATGGATCAGCACCACCGCCGGCACCTTGTCGCGCGACGAGGCACGGTCCGGCAGGAACAGCTGGCCGGACGCCAGCGTCATGGGATTGCGTGCCTCCCCCTGGCCGATATCGCGCGGGCTGAACGGGCTGCGGCTCTCGAAACTGACCGGCTGGCCATCGATGGCGGAGATCGCGGCACCGTCCGGCCAGTCGCCGCTGGCGAGCCGGGCATGGGCTGTGGCCGGCAGCAGGCAGGCGGCCAGCAGAATCCAGAGGAAGCGTCGCATCGCGGCATCCTTTCCTGTCGGCTTCTGTCGGAACGTCAGACGAGAAGATAAGTCCTTGCCAGCCTGCCGGCAAATCGTGGCATCAGTTCGGCGCGGTACCGGGGCCGAAGAAGCGCCGCCAGAGCAGGCTCAGCCGGGCGGTCAGGCGGCTTTCCTGCGCTTCGCGCAGCAGCCGGCGGTTGATCGTGTTCTTCTCGTCGTCGCTGTAGGTGATCCAGCGGCCGATCTCCTCCGCCGTGCGGCCGCAGCCGGCGCAGCGCCCGTCGCCATCCAGCCGGCACACCGCCTGACAGGGACTCATGGTCAGCAGACGGTCGGTATTAAGGTCGGCAGGATCGTGCTGCATCGCGTGTCAGTCGGGGACGGCGATGCCGCGCCGCAGGCAGGCCGCGGTCAGGGTGTTGCTGAGCAGGCAGGCGATGGTCATCGGCCCGACGCCGCCCGGCACCGGCGTGATGGCGCCTGCCACGCGGGAGACATCCTCGAAATCGACATCGCCGACCAGCCGGGTCTTGCCGTCCTCCTTCGGGATGCGGTTGATCCCGACATCGATGACCGCCGCCCCCGGCTTCACCCAGTCGGCCGTCACCATGTGCGGCCGGCCGACGGCGGCCACCAGGATATCGGCGTTGCGGCAGACGGCGGGCAGGTCGCGGGTGCGCGAATGGGCGATTGTCACGGTGCAGCTCTCGCGCAGCAGCAACTGCGCCATCGGCTTGCCGACGATGTTGGATCGGCCGATCACCACGGCGTTCAGGCCGGACAAGTTGCCCAGATAATGTTTCAGCAGCATCAGGCAGCCCAGCGGCGTGCAGGGCACCATGCCGGGCAGGCCGGTCGCCAGCCGCCCGGCATTCACGACATGGAAGCCGTCCACATCCTTGTCCGGGTGGATGGCGTTGATGACGGCGTCGGAATCGATCTGCGCGGGCAGGGGCAGCTGCACCAGGATGCCATCGACCGCCGGGTCTTCGTTGAGTTGCCGGACCAGCGCCAGCAGCTCCTCCTGCGAGGTGGTGTCGGGCAGTCGGTGCTCGTAGGAGTTCATGCCCGCCTCGACGGTCATCTTGCCCTTGTTGCGGACATAGACCTCGCTGGCGGGATCGTTGCCGACCAGCACCACGGCGAGGCCGGGCACCACGGAGTCGCGCTGCTTCAGCAGGGCGGCCTTGCGGGCGACCTCGGCGCGCAGGGTGGCGGCGAAGCCCTTGCCGTCGATCAGGGTTGGGGTGTCGCTCATGCTATCGTCTCCAGCCAGTCGGTCAGGCGCCGCATCAATAGACCGGAATCGCCCGCGATTTCGACCGTTTTCCGACGGTCGGTCGCCCCCAGCACAATGGTCAGGTCGGATTTCGGCAGTTTCCAGCTTTTCGCCAGCAGTTTCAGCAGGGCGGCGTTCGCCTTGCCATCCTCCGGCGGGGCGGTGACGCCGATCTTCAGGCTGGCATCGCCGGCATCGTCCGCGATCAGCCCCTGTATGCGGTCAGCCGCCGCCTTGGGTGTCAGCCGGATACGGACGCGCAGCCCATCCGGCACGGTGGTGAAGGGCGACGGCAGGCTCAGGCCAGATACTCGAACATCAGGTTCTTCAGGAAAACCAGCAGCAGGATCAGCACGATCGGCGAGATGTCGATGCCGCCCAGATTGGGCAGGATCTGGCGGATCGGCCGCAGCGCCGGCTCGGTGATGCGATACAGGAAGTCGCCGATCATATAGACGACGCGGTTCGACGTGTTCACCACGTTGAAGGCGACCAGCCAACTGAGAATCGCGGAGATGATCAACGCCCAGATATAGAGCGAAATAATCGTATCGACCAAAGCCAGGAAGGAATACATCGGATCACGCCATGCGTCGGGGGAAGCCCTTGGAAAGGTAGGGGGTTGGCCGGCGCTGCGCAAGGGCAAGCCGGCGATATCCCCCTATCTTACACGTTGAAGTACTTCGCCTTCGGATGATGCAGCACGATGGCGGAGGTTGACTGCTCCGGATCCAGCTGGTCCTGGTCGGTCAGGCTGACGCCGATGCGCTCCGCCCCCAGCAGTTCCAGCAGCGGGCGCTGGTCGGCCAGGTTCGGGCAGGCCGGATAGCCGAAGGAATAGCGGCTGCCGCGATATTCCTGCTTCAGCAACCCTTGCATATCGGCGGCCTCCTCCGAGGCGAAGCCCAGCTCGGCGCGGATTCGCTTGTGGACATATTCCGCCATCGCCTCGGCCATCTCCACCGACAGGCCGTGCAGGTAGAGATAGTCCTGGTAGCGGTTGCCCTCGAACCAGTCGCGCGCGATGTCGGAGGCCTTGGAGCCCATGGTGACGACCTGCAGGCCGATCACGTCGCGCTCGGCATCGTCGATGTCGCGGAAATAGTCGCTGAGGCACTTGCCGTCCGGGCCAGCCTGGCGCGGCAGCTTGAAGCGGCACACCTCGGTTCCGCCATTCTCGCCGAACAGCACCACGTCATTGCCCTCGGCGGCGGCCTGCCAGTAGCCATAGACCGCCTGCGGCACCAGGATATCCTCCTGCTCGCAGGTCTCCAGCACGCGCTTCAGGATCGGCTTCAGCTCCTGCTCGGCATATTTGCGATATTGCGCGCGGGTGCGCCCGCTTTTGCGGAAGCCCCACTGAAACTGGTACAGCGTCATCTCGTTCAGATAGGCCAGCACCGTGCGCACCGGCACGCGGGCAATGACTCGGGAGCCCCAGAAGGGCGGCTCAGGCACCTTCACGCCGTCGGCCAGCGCATGGCGGCGGGCGCGGGCGGCGTCCTTGTCCAGCGCATCGTCATTCGCGGCCTTGGAGGTCTTGCCCGGCGCGCGTGAGCTGGTGGCGCGGCTGGTGCGCTTCTCCCGCTCTTCCTGCAGGAAGGCGTCGAAGCCGCCATCGATGACCTTGTTCATCAGGTTCAGCCCGTCGAAGGCGTCGCGGGCATAGGCGACCTGGCCGGTACCGTAGGATTGCGCGCAGTCGGTCTCGACATAGTTGCGGGTCAGCGCGGCACCGCCCAGCATCACCGGCGTCTTCATCCCGAGGCGGGTCATCTCCTCCAGATTCTCGCGCATGATGACAGTCGATTTCACCAGCAGTCCGGACATGCCGATGGCGTCGGCCTTATGTTCCTCGGCGGCCTGGATGATCGTCGCGATGGGCTGCTTGATGCCCAGATTGACGACCTTGTAGCCGTTGTTGGTGAGGATGATGTCGACCAGGTTCTTGCCGATATCGTGCACGTCGCCCTTCACCGTGGCCAGCACGATGGTGCCCTTTTCCTGGCCTTCGACCCGCTCCATATGCGGTTCCAGATAGGCGACGGCGGCCTTCATCGTCTCCGCCGATTGCAGCACGAAGGGCAGCTGCATCTTGCCGGCGCCGAACAGCTCGCCCACCACCTTCATGCCGTCCAGCAGGTAGGTGTTGATGATGTCGAGCGGCGGATGCGACTTCATCGCCTCGGCGAGGTCGTCGTCCAGCCCCTTGCGGTCGCCGTCGATGATGCGTTCCTTCAGCCGTTCCTCGACCGTCTCGGCGCGCTTCTTCTCTACTTTGGCGGCGGACTGCCGTCCCTCGAACAGTGCCATGAAGGCCTGCAGCGGGTCATAGCCCTCCGACCGGCGGTCGAAGATCAGATCCTCGGCGGCCTTCACCTCATTTTCGGGGATCTGGTGCAGCGGCATGATCTTCGAGACATGCACGATGGCGCCGGTCATGCCGCGCTTCACCGCATGGTCGAGGAACACCGAATTCAGCACATGGCGCGCCGCCGGGTTGAGGCCGAAGGAGATGTTGGAGAGGCCGAGGACGATCTGGCATTCCGGCAGTTCCTGCGCGATGCGCTCAATCGCCTCCAGCGTCCACAGCCCCAGCTTGCGGTCATCCTCGTTGCCGGTGCAGATGGTGAAGGTCAGCGGGTCGAACATCAGGTCGGAGGCCGGCAGCCCGTGCTTCACGCAGGCGAAGTCGTGCAGGCGCTTGGCAACCTCCACCTTGCGCTCGACGGTCTTGGCCATGCCTTCCTCGTCGATGGTCAGCGCGATCACCGCGGTACCGAAGCGCCGGGCGAGTTCCATGCGCTTTTCCGCCGGCTCCTCGCCATCCTCGAAATTGATCGAGTTCAGGATCGCCTTGCCGCCATAGAGCTTCAGCGCCGCCTCCAGCACGATCAGCTCGGTCGAATCGATGACCAGCGGCGAATCGACGGAGCCGCGCATCCGGCTGACCACCTCGGTCATGTCGGCGACCTCGTCGCGGCCGACGAAGGCGGTGCAGACATCCAGCGAGTGGCTGCCCTCGCGCACCTGGTCGCGGCCCATCTCGACGCAGCCGTCCCAGTCGCCGGAATCCTGCAGCTCGCGGAATTTCTTGGAGCCGTTAGCGTTGCAGCGCTCACCGATGGCGAAGAAGGCATTCTCCTGCCGGAGCGCCACAGGGCCATAGAGCGAGGCGACGGACGGCGTCCAGAGCGGGCTGCGGGTCTTCGGGCGCGGGCGGTGATGGCCGCCACCTTCCTCCGCCGCCAGCCGGCGCAGCATGGCGTCCAGCGCCTGGATATGCTCGATCTGCGTGCCGCAGCAGCCGCCGACGAAGCTGATGCCGTCCTCGCGCAGGAAACGCTCCAGCCAGGTCGCCAGTTCGGGTGCGGCCAGCGGATAGACGGTCTGGCCATCGACCAACTCCGGCAGGCCGGCATTGGGCTGGATCGAAATGCGGCCGCGCCAGTTCTCCGCCAGCCAGTGCACATGCTCGGCCATTTCCTGCGGGCCGGTGGCGCAGTTCAGGCCGATCACCGGCACGTCCAGCGCATCGATGATGGTGGCGGCGGCGGCGATATCGGTGCCGACCAGCATGGTGCCGGTGGTTTCCACCGTCACCTGCACCATGATCGGGATGTCGGCCTTGGCCTCGCGGTTGGCGCGCTTGGCACCGTTCACTGCGGCCTTCACCTGCAGCGGGTCCTGGCAGGTCTCGATCAGGAAGGCGTCGATGCCGCCGGCGATCAGGCCGGCCGATTGCAGGGCGAAGGCGTCTTCCAGCGGCTGATAGGCGATATGGCCGAGCGAGGGCAGCTTGGTGCCGGGGCCGATGGAGCCCAGCACGAAACGCTCGCGCCCGTCATCCTTGAAGCGCTCAATGGCTTCGCGCGCCAGGATGCCGGCCGTGCGGTTCAGCTCGAACGCCTCGTCCTGCAGGTCGAATTCCGCCAGCGTGATCGGCGAGCCGCCGAAGCTGTTGGTCTGCACCGCGTCGGAGCCGGCCTCCAGATAGCCCGCATGAATGTCGCGCACCAGGTCGGCGCGGCTGCGGTTCAGGATTTCGGTGCAGTTCTCGCAGCCGAGATAATCCTTATCGACATCCAGGTCGGCTGCCTGCACGCGGGTGCCCATGGCGCCGTCGCCAAGCAGGACCCGCTCTTCCAGTGCCTTCAGAAAGCGTGACATTCCCCAATTCCTTTTTTGTCGTTCACGCAACCGGGGCTGGTGCCGCAGTTCGCGCGCCAAGCCCCAGCACGCGGCAGATCGCCAGCGTCAGCTCGGCCCGGTTCAGCGTATAGAAGTGGAAATCCTCGACCCCGTTTTCACGCAGCTTCTCACACAGCTTCACCGCGACGGTGGCGGCGACGAGCTGGCGCGTGTCGGGTTCGTTGTCCAGCCCCTCGAACAGGCCGCCCATCCAGGCCGGCACGGCCGCGCCGCAGGCTTTGGCGAATTTGCAGACCTGGCCGAAATTGGTCACCGGGAGGATGCCCGGCACGATCGGCACGGTGATGCCGGCCTTGCGGGCGTTTTCCAGGAACCGGCAATAGGTGTCGGCCTCGAAGAAGAACTGGGTGATGGCGCGGGTCGCCCCTGCGTCGATCTTGCGCTTCAGATTGTCGAGGTCGGCCTGCAGGCTGGTGGATTCCGGATGGCGTTCGGGATAGGCGGCGACGCTGATCTCGAAATCGGCGATCCGCCGCAGGCCACTTACCAGATCGCTGGCATAGGCATATCCGTCGGCGCGCGGCGTGTAGGGGCCGAGGCTGCCCGGTGTGTCGCCCGGCGCGTCGCCGCGCAGCGCCACGATATGGCGCACGCCGATATCCCAGTAGGAGCGGGCGACCGTATCCAGCTCGTCCCGGCTGGCATTCACGCAGGTCAGGTGCGAGGCCGGCACGAGGTCGGTCTCGGCCAGCAGGCGCGCCACCGTGGCGTGGGTACGCTCCCGGGTCGAGCCGCCGGCGCCATAGGTCACGGAGACGAAATTCGGGCGTAGCAGGGCGAGACGCTGGATCGCCCGCCACAGCGACTCCTCCATCGCCTCGGTTTTCGGCGGGAAGAATTCGAAAGACAGGTTCCCGCTCATGGCCGGTTTCCTTGGATACTTTGTAATGCGGGTGGTTTCTGCGCCAGCCAGAAGCCCACGGTCAGCGGCGTGCCGGAAAGGCTATCGACGGTGCTGACAGTCAGACCCGCGGCGCTGCACCAGCCGGTGATTTCCTCATTGGCGAAGCCGGGCCAGCGATGGGCGTGTTCCTTCAGCAGGTCAAGCTCCTTGTGCGGTGTAAAATCCACCACCAGCAGGCGGCCGCCGGGACGCAGCACGCGGGCTGCCTCGGCCAGCACCTCGCCCGGCCGCTCGGCATAATGCAGCACCATGTGCAGGATCGCGGCATCGACCGACGCCCCGTTCAGCGGCAGCTGGTACATGTCCGCCTGGCGCACCGCACAGTTCGACAGGCCGCGATTCTCCAGATTGACGCGGGCGACCGCCAGCATCTCGCGGGACTGGTCGATGCCCATCGCATGGCCGACGCCCGGGCCATAGAGATCGAGGATGCGGCCGGTACCGGTGCCGATATCGAGCAGGTCGCCAATGCCGTCCGGCGGCAGCAGGGAGAGCAGCTTGCGCTCGACCTCGCGGGGGTCGGCGTGCAGCGCGCGCAGCTTGTGCCATTCGGCGGCATTGCGGCGGAAATAGGCGGCGGCGGCCTCGGCGCGCCCGCGCTTGATCGCGTCCAGCCGTTCGGCATCCAATGCGAACAGCGGGTCGGCGTCGGGCACCAGCCCGGTCAGCGTTTCGCCCAGTTGCGCGCCTGGCCCGGTTTGCGCCAGACGGTAATAGGCCCAGGTGCCTTCACGCACGCGCACCAGCAGGCCGGCCTCGCACAGCAGCTTCAGATGGCGCGAGACGCGCGGCTGGCTCTGCCCGACGATCTGCATCAGGTCGCTGACGGTCAGTTCTGCCCGCGCGCACAGCGCCAGCAGGCGCAGGCGGGTTGGCTCCGCGGCGGCGCGCAGCCCTTCCAGCAGGAAATCCGCCGACAGGGCGGCGGTGCTTTCAATATCGATATCCGGGCGAAGACGGGGCTGCGCCATGCGTGTTCCAGTTCACATAAAAGATATAGACATAAAGATATATTTATATTTTAGCGTCAACTGGATTCTGCGCCGGCGGCTGTTGCAGGCTGTCGATTAAGAAAGCGGCAAATCCTGCAACGGTATGCTGGTAAAGCGCTATTTCTGCAACACTTGTGACGGAATCTCTTCCGCTGTTCCCCGCCCAGCGTTGGACAAGGGGGCTGTCTGTGCTACCTGCTTTTCTGTGTGCGAACCGAAACAGTTCGTTACAAAAGGTAATTTGAGGCAATAGTCCGGGGCTGATAAAAGGTCTCAATGGACAAAAGACAGCGCCGGCAGGATCGCCGACGCTGTCTTTGCGAGGAGCATCACAAGGGTGCTAAAAGGCGGTACCGATGGCCGCTCGTTTTGGAAATGAGGCAGTAGGCATGACGCTTGGGACGTGGCGTTTCTTGGCAGGCAGGGCGACCGCGCTGTCCGGTCTTCTCGCCGTTGGCCTGTTGGCCGGT
This genomic interval from Oceanibaculum indicum P24 contains the following:
- a CDS encoding DUF167 domain-containing protein, with product MPDGLRVRIRLTPKAAADRIQGLIADDAGDASLKIGVTAPPEDGKANAALLKLLAKSWKLPKSDLTIVLGATDRRKTVEIAGDSGLLMRRLTDWLETIA
- the metF gene encoding methylenetetrahydrofolate reductase [NAD(P)H], coding for MSGNLSFEFFPPKTEAMEESLWRAIQRLALLRPNFVSVTYGAGGSTRERTHATVARLLAETDLVPASHLTCVNASRDELDTVARSYWDIGVRHIVALRGDAPGDTPGSLGPYTPRADGYAYASDLVSGLRRIADFEISVAAYPERHPESTSLQADLDNLKRKIDAGATRAITQFFFEADTYCRFLENARKAGITVPIVPGILPVTNFGQVCKFAKACGAAVPAWMGGLFEGLDNEPDTRQLVAATVAVKLCEKLRENGVEDFHFYTLNRAELTLAICRVLGLGARTAAPAPVA
- a CDS encoding ArsR/SmtB family transcription factor is translated as MAQPRLRPDIDIESTAALSADFLLEGLRAAAEPTRLRLLALCARAELTVSDLMQIVGQSQPRVSRHLKLLCEAGLLVRVREGTWAYYRLAQTGPGAQLGETLTGLVPDADPLFALDAERLDAIKRGRAEAAAAYFRRNAAEWHKLRALHADPREVERKLLSLLPPDGIGDLLDIGTGTGRILDLYGPGVGHAMGIDQSREMLAVARVNLENRGLSNCAVRQADMYQLPLNGASVDAAILHMVLHYAERPGEVLAEAARVLRPGGRLLVVDFTPHKELDLLKEHAHRWPGFANEEITGWCSAAGLTVSTVDSLSGTPLTVGFWLAQKPPALQSIQGNRP
- the metH gene encoding methionine synthase, giving the protein MSRFLKALEERVLLGDGAMGTRVQAADLDVDKDYLGCENCTEILNRSRADLVRDIHAGYLEAGSDAVQTNSFGGSPITLAEFDLQDEAFELNRTAGILAREAIERFKDDGRERFVLGSIGPGTKLPSLGHIAYQPLEDAFALQSAGLIAGGIDAFLIETCQDPLQVKAAVNGAKRANREAKADIPIMVQVTVETTGTMLVGTDIAAAATIIDALDVPVIGLNCATGPQEMAEHVHWLAENWRGRISIQPNAGLPELVDGQTVYPLAAPELATWLERFLREDGISFVGGCCGTQIEHIQALDAMLRRLAAEEGGGHHRPRPKTRSPLWTPSVASLYGPVALRQENAFFAIGERCNANGSKKFRELQDSGDWDGCVEMGRDQVREGSHSLDVCTAFVGRDEVADMTEVVSRMRGSVDSPLVIDSTELIVLEAALKLYGGKAILNSINFEDGEEPAEKRMELARRFGTAVIALTIDEEGMAKTVERKVEVAKRLHDFACVKHGLPASDLMFDPLTFTICTGNEDDRKLGLWTLEAIERIAQELPECQIVLGLSNISFGLNPAARHVLNSVFLDHAVKRGMTGAIVHVSKIMPLHQIPENEVKAAEDLIFDRRSEGYDPLQAFMALFEGRQSAAKVEKKRAETVEERLKERIIDGDRKGLDDDLAEAMKSHPPLDIINTYLLDGMKVVGELFGAGKMQLPFVLQSAETMKAAVAYLEPHMERVEGQEKGTIVLATVKGDVHDIGKNLVDIILTNNGYKVVNLGIKQPIATIIQAAEEHKADAIGMSGLLVKSTVIMRENLEEMTRLGMKTPVMLGGAALTRNYVETDCAQSYGTGQVAYARDAFDGLNLMNKVIDGGFDAFLQEEREKRTSRATSSRAPGKTSKAANDDALDKDAARARRHALADGVKVPEPPFWGSRVIARVPVRTVLAYLNEMTLYQFQWGFRKSGRTRAQYRKYAEQELKPILKRVLETCEQEDILVPQAVYGYWQAAAEGNDVVLFGENGGTEVCRFKLPRQAGPDGKCLSDYFRDIDDAERDVIGLQVVTMGSKASDIARDWFEGNRYQDYLYLHGLSVEMAEAMAEYVHKRIRAELGFASEEAADMQGLLKQEYRGSRYSFGYPACPNLADQRPLLELLGAERIGVSLTDQDQLDPEQSTSAIVLHHPKAKYFNV
- a CDS encoding DUF1289 domain-containing protein, yielding MQHDPADLNTDRLLTMSPCQAVCRLDGDGRCAGCGRTAEEIGRWITYSDDEKNTINRRLLREAQESRLTARLSLLWRRFFGPGTAPN
- a CDS encoding dienelactone hydrolase family protein, whose translation is MRRFLWILLAACLLPATAHARLASGDWPDGAAISAIDGQPVSFESRSPFSPRDIGQGEARNPMTLASGQLFLPDRASSRDKVPAVVLIHGAGGVRYGRELTYGRQFAAMGIAALVVDAFAARRELASGFTERLLNITETMLVADVYAGLRYLAGRGDIDTDRIALIGFSYGGMASTYALHEQIAKSLAPEGLRFAGHVAFYGPCVARFADKRTTGAPYLMLYGGQDALIDPERCQEVLADIRAGGSQTDVVVYDEAYHLWDGSWRGPRRISRNLAGCSFEVSQSGLVRDRNTLLPMLGPVTRRLILAACVTDDGYLIGGDPDIRQQSNAVLGRFLARLFGFPLSAEAG
- a CDS encoding YggT family protein produces the protein MYSFLALVDTIISLYIWALIISAILSWLVAFNVVNTSNRVVYMIGDFLYRITEPALRPIRQILPNLGGIDISPIVLILLLVFLKNLMFEYLA
- the folD gene encoding bifunctional methylenetetrahydrofolate dehydrogenase/methenyltetrahydrofolate cyclohydrolase FolD, yielding MSDTPTLIDGKGFAATLRAEVARKAALLKQRDSVVPGLAVVLVGNDPASEVYVRNKGKMTVEAGMNSYEHRLPDTTSQEELLALVRQLNEDPAVDGILVQLPLPAQIDSDAVINAIHPDKDVDGFHVVNAGRLATGLPGMVPCTPLGCLMLLKHYLGNLSGLNAVVIGRSNIVGKPMAQLLLRESCTVTIAHSRTRDLPAVCRNADILVAAVGRPHMVTADWVKPGAAVIDVGINRIPKEDGKTRLVGDVDFEDVSRVAGAITPVPGGVGPMTIACLLSNTLTAACLRRGIAVPD